The following are from one region of the Microbacterium paraoxydans genome:
- a CDS encoding HAD-IIA family hydrolase: MAHRDDIECWLTDMDGVLVHENDAIPGASELLAGWERNEIPYLVLTNNSIFTARDLSARLRASGLIVPEERIWTSALATADFLAQQLPGGSAFVIGEAGILTALHEAGFIMTETNPDFVVVGETRNYSFEAITKAIRHIINGSRFIVTNPDATGPSADGVLPATGAIAALITKATGKEPYVVGKPNPMMFRSALNKIGAHSKKTGMIGDRMDTDIVAGIEAGLHTVLVLTGISDQRIIEQYPFRPDEIVDSVADLLPTITDSIPTLDED, encoded by the coding sequence ATGGCACACCGTGACGACATCGAATGCTGGCTCACCGACATGGACGGCGTGCTCGTCCATGAGAACGACGCCATCCCCGGGGCCTCCGAACTCCTCGCCGGATGGGAGCGCAACGAGATCCCGTACCTCGTGCTCACGAACAATTCGATCTTCACCGCCCGCGACCTCTCGGCCCGCCTCCGTGCGAGCGGCCTGATCGTGCCGGAGGAGCGCATCTGGACCTCCGCGCTCGCGACCGCCGACTTCCTCGCGCAGCAGCTCCCCGGCGGCTCCGCGTTCGTCATCGGCGAGGCCGGCATCCTCACCGCTCTGCACGAGGCCGGCTTCATCATGACCGAGACGAACCCCGACTTCGTCGTCGTCGGCGAGACCCGCAACTACTCGTTCGAGGCCATCACGAAGGCCATCCGCCACATCATCAACGGCTCGCGCTTCATCGTGACCAACCCGGACGCCACCGGCCCGAGCGCCGACGGGGTGCTGCCGGCCACGGGAGCGATCGCCGCCCTCATCACCAAGGCCACCGGCAAGGAGCCCTACGTCGTCGGCAAGCCCAATCCGATGATGTTCCGTTCGGCCCTGAACAAGATCGGCGCGCACTCGAAGAAGACGGGGATGATCGGCGACCGGATGGACACGGACATCGTCGCCGGCATCGAGGCGGGTCTGCACACGGTGCTCGTGCTCACCGGCATCAGCGACCAGCGGATCATCGAGCAGTACCCCTTCCGCCCGGACGAGATCGTCGACTCGGTCGCCGACCTGCTGCCCACGATCACCGACTCGATCCCCACTCTCGACGAGGACTGA
- a CDS encoding YdeI/OmpD-associated family protein codes for MGALDDGERVTAADAAAWRAWLEANHERTAGVWLLSVRGRSATGVGYEDAVRQALCFGWIDGPVRTFDDETGGQWFSPRRPGSGWAATNKARIAELEAAGLLAPAGIRALETAKANGSWTLLDGPEAGIEPPELTAALDAVPAARASWDAFPKSVKKFGLTHIAMAKRPDTKAARIAKIVADAAEGKRP; via the coding sequence GTGGGCGCCCTCGACGACGGCGAGCGGGTCACGGCGGCGGACGCCGCGGCCTGGCGCGCCTGGCTCGAGGCGAACCACGAACGCACGGCCGGAGTGTGGCTGCTGAGCGTGCGCGGGCGATCCGCCACCGGCGTCGGCTACGAGGACGCCGTCCGGCAGGCGCTGTGCTTCGGGTGGATCGACGGCCCGGTGCGCACGTTCGACGACGAGACCGGTGGCCAGTGGTTCTCCCCTCGACGCCCGGGGAGCGGCTGGGCGGCGACGAACAAGGCCCGCATCGCGGAGCTGGAGGCCGCGGGGCTCCTCGCTCCGGCCGGCATCCGCGCGCTGGAGACCGCGAAGGCGAACGGCTCCTGGACGCTCCTCGACGGCCCCGAGGCCGGCATCGAGCCGCCGGAGCTCACCGCCGCTCTCGACGCGGTGCCGGCGGCGAGGGCGAGCTGGGATGCGTTCCCGAAGTCGGTGAAGAAGTTCGGCCTCACACACATCGCGATGGCCAAGCGGCCGGATACGAAGGCCGCGCGCATCGCGAAGATCGTGGCGGATGCCGCGGAGGGGAAGCGCCCATGA